From Toxorhynchites rutilus septentrionalis strain SRP chromosome 2, ASM2978413v1, whole genome shotgun sequence, a single genomic window includes:
- the LOC129771800 gene encoding uncharacterized protein LOC129771800, translating into MSTDFNVQWRSLGFNGTSGSRPRSPSAQPLPPCSDLLAVKQEKATARNTRNNNNNCLTKINRNLDKSVASQTEIIINGTRVNLKPVIKLKAVPWPQNNSDKKQKQQQQQQPRDEDTPKDNNKNSTKNDSDVVLDDKSRRSGGKRQHYNIVAGENDDVDTTRLILRRRNTTPTAKRSTTCIASTNTISKTSLATVIAAGGVTTVKSNKTAAMLATNRADAEQRTNNHAGTDSPSNKKNAPKRTIKQEPQERSCVPIDVRIKCEETIETHRKSSRRRQFTNRIIDTMCIPEFYFNARCRSKNKSKTLKKKNPIAVAAAAAAAATGSTATRSSSRSTPAKSKTNCAAITTNSTTISSRSSSNIKKSKEANTSEESIVPRLNPIFLFVKQEDTRIVEVRCEDYDKRNRIRITKTSNGLWRSFPRTDTSSSVVFSLLPKPDVKAEQPVKQSNEAPDAELPKYKKSHKKKKKHKKEKNPKALDGEEVEGGGELQQQQIENGHSLDVHNVDETENVEHEIDDDLDDDVIEITLSEEQDISVNFKDLSQPDVNVEEISNQNNLSVDSNNISSNSECNTNNNSLNIATSLEGFGTHSISISSDINSNKDDGSDNDVELIQTDEPQEMMHHAANGGGSWGEELDNIEAQIPSTIISVQELQRARSSAHVSGHIEQHTTTAALNNLIALNELGFNHQENHANECIEKTISYHLESLQAVAAAAAAAAAVAARSSSSSSTDTSKHHGTIGAATDVDCATAGSVVPSAATNATMPTTSASSVSAKEVGEQGGESLHTLTTSNAPTVHEIDDDGDEVCVLESEPTRQQQHHQQQQQTKGRNGNMCLDSAVYENCKTESDCIQNAEVQPHITISSDSELEDDDPKHHHLSEFNDCSDLIEGIREIQSANPEDLIHANCGENTMTGAELLDSLVEQRCEDNHISGTDDLKNTIYSISDDYNDDDDVLLEPEPVADIISRLGESLSTSPKCLSFNEAGEIEGLTGDLFDTTHHSLQMDDNLPNPFSSQNPTLDELSITIKDLTDSSEHANSYFNRAVEKGNKVSNAPIVISPDSCQEELPKDLSCRKRGEKSTDSIVTLSPSPRPISHSSDAIQSPQPSGLPAVPPSPDIFLQPKSISNAVIESLISQASSAAPKTRNTMQQKEPLDLGKCRKSASPTVSCSEEAKRQTSSEDEPKNKRIKTDPENKAPSTSESTSSSSVGNSTTTASGNGSGSTGVTNVNDSARLVEMLTSGNDPDPLTQLRLLVGNPAWKVPDPLLVPKDRLNAVLASPAREIPLLLTTRPELRLPEAFAFPNILQDPDILVISLSQLEKILETQDELLKLKSKNDSNKKAAPSPLETLKQTLTSQAAKQNPVMSSMLASGLAGDIDAATAAAFNQMLWLPYLGQMGQFGPELLKAMMNIPNSNPTLADMLPFMGPRFQDFCGLPSNAADYKRQLEFAMWQDALNQVNSASLQRKQEVQKKAANAAAAHVDRKPIIGPKTAEQQRSVAAVAAAASMFQQQNQPAKKTNSVMNQLNPLSIPQFITPSMPNNRFNSNTRTSTIQSPSALQQQFSTAGFKNMPSMMSQAAAAANAQMRQQNRPQQVSVAQKNKQNANSMFPNNPFFNLPSSFQDFHEQQQQQQHFNRKLHKEQHQQHHSREHLAHHQEEQKPRVTCKSLMNLLQPEKQQQLQKQSASNKLANLMALPGMDLYTSGQHDQLQQQMFLQHQQQQQQQQQHKQQQQQLLQQQQQQLLHHQQQTQQQQQQQQQQQQQGKLKVKPGLHLLDPAAIQRRLLNTDELPEVGSTTSGLDDTTDLTSPLWHPLFGR; encoded by the coding sequence ATGAGTACAGATTTTAACGTGCAATGGAGGTCGCTCGGATTCAACGGCACGTCCGGGTCTCGCCCGAGATCTCCCTCTGCTCAGCCTCTGCCCCCATGTTCTGACTTGCTAGCGGTGAAGCAAGAAAAGGCCACCGCCAGGAATACCCgcaacaataacaataactgtCTGACTAAAATTAACAGAAACCTGGACAAATCTGTTGCATCGCAAACGGAAATAATAATCAATGGTACTAGAGTGAACCTGAAGCCCGTCATCAAGCTGAAAGCGGTTCCTTGGCCTCAAAACAATTCTGATAAAAAacagaaacaacaacaacaacagcagccgcGGGACGAAGACACCCCGAAAGACAATAACAAGAACAGTACGAAAAACGATAGCGACGTCGTGCTAGACGATAAAAGTCGTCGCTCGGGTGGAAAGAGACAACATTACAATATTGTTGCAGGGGAAAACGATGACGTCGATACGACTAGGCTGATATTACGGCGGCGCAACACGACCCCCACCGCAAAGCGTAGCACGACGTGCATCGCATCCACCAATACCATCAGCAAAACGTCACTGGCCACCGTTATTGCTGCTGGAGGTGTAACAACCGTGAAAAGCAATAAGACGGCGGCAATGTTAGCCACTAATCGTGCCGATGCTGAGCAAAGAACTAACAACCATGCCGGCACCGATTCACCCAGCAACAAAAAGAATGCTCCAAAGCGCACTATCAAACAGGAACCACAGGAAAGGTCGTGCGTTCCGATTGATGTGCGAATCAAATGCGAGGAAACGATTGAGACCCATCGCAAGTCCAGTCGGCGGAGACAGTTCACTAATCGGATTATCGATACGATGTGCATACCTGAGTTCTACTTCAATGCCCGCTGTCGGagtaaaaataaatccaaaacATTGAAGAAAAAGAATCCAATTgcggtggcggcggcggcggctgcCGCAGCAACAGGCTCAACAGCCACCAGAAGTAGCAGCCGAAGTACTCCAGCCAAAAGTAAAACTAACTGCGCCGCCATCACCACCAACAGCACCACAATCAGCAGCAGAAGCAGTAGCAATATTAAAAAGTCTAAAGAAGCCAACACTTCCGAGGAGAGCATAGTTCCTCGTTTGAATCCAATCTTCCTCTTCGTGAAACAGGAGGACACTCGGATCGTTGAGGTACGATGTGAGGATTATGACAAACGCAATCGTATACGAATAACCAAAACCTCCAATGGCCTTTGGAGATCATTCCCGCGGACGGACACCAGCTCGTCGGTGGTGTTTTCACTGCTGCCCAAGCCCGACGTCAAAGCGGAGCAGCCGGTGAAACAATCGAACGAGGCACCAGATGCTGAATTACCAAAGTACAAAAAATCAcacaagaaaaagaagaagcacAAAAAGGAGAAGAATCCAAAGGCTTTGGATGGGGAGGAGGTTGAGGGTGGCGGCgagctgcagcagcagcagatcgAGAATGGGCACAGCTTAGATGTGCATAATGTAGATGAAACCGAAAACGTGGAGCACGAAATTGATGATGACCTCGACGATGATGTTATCGAGATTACGCTTTCGGAGGAGCAGGACATAAGCGTGAACTTCAAGGATTTGAGCCAACCGGATGTTAATGTTGAGGAAATTAGTaatcaaaataatttatccgttGATAGCAACAATATCAGTAGTAATAGTGAATGTAACACGAACAATAATAGTTTAAATATCGCTACCAGCCTGGAAGGATTCGGTACCCATAGTATTAGCATCTCTAGTGACATAAATAGCAATAAAGACGATGGTAGTGATAACGACGTCGAACTGATACAAACAGACGAGCCCCAGGAAATGATGCACCACGCGGCGAATGGCGGTGGCAGTTGGGGGGAGGAGCTCGATAACATCGAGGCACAGATACCATCAACCATCATCTCGGTGCAGGAGCTTCAACGTGCTCGCAGCAGCGCGCATGTCAGTGGCCATATCGAGCAGCACACAACAACGGCGGCGCTCAATAATTTGATTGCATTAAATGAACTTGGGTTTAATCATCAGGAAAACCACGCGAACGAGTGCATTGAGAAAACAATCTCCTACCACCTGGAGTCGCTACAGGCGGTGGCGGCGGCCGCAGCAGCCGCAGCAGCCGTTGCCGCCAGGAGTTCCTCTTCGAGCTCCACCGATACCAGCAAACACCATGGCACTATTGGTGCAGCGACTGACGTTGATTGCGCTACCGCTGGCAGTGTAGTGCCCTCTGCTGCCACCAATGCCACCATGCCAACAACTAGTGCTAGTAGTGTGAGTGCGAAAGAAGTTGGGGAACAAGGTGGCGAATCGCTGCACACATTAACAACTTCAAATGCACCGACTGTGCATGAAATTGACGACGATGGAGACGAAGTGTGCGTTCTAGAGTCGGAGCCAACACGGCAACAGCAGcaccaccagcagcagcagcaaacaaAAGGACGAAATGGAAATATGTGCCTGGATAGTGCAGTATACGAAAATTGTAAGACGGAATCGGATTGCATCCAGAACGCGGAAGTGCAACCGCATATCACAATCAGTAGTGACAGTGAGCTGGAAGATGATGATCCGAAGCATCATCATCTGAGTGAGTTTAACGATTGTAGTGACCTGATCGAGGGTATCCGCGAAATACAGTCCGCCAATCCGGAAGATTTAATACATGCCAACtgtggtgaaaatacaatgacTGGTGCCGAACTGCTCGACTCGCTGGTGGAGCAACGGTGTGAAGACAATCATATCTCGGGAACCGATGATCTCAAGAATACCATCTATTCCATATCAGACGATTACAATGATGACGACGATGTCCTGCTAGAGCCAGAACCTGTTGCGGATATAATCTCGCGTTTGGGTGAATCGCTAAGCACATCGCCCAAGTGTTTGTCCTTTAACGAGGCTGGTGAAATCGAGGGACTTACTGGTGATTTGTTCGATACCACACATCATTCCTTGCAGATGGATGACAATCTGCCCAATCCGTTCTCCTCTCAAAATCCAACTCTCGACGAGCTATCCATCACAATAAAGGACCTCACCGACAGTAGTGAACACGCAAACTCGTACTTCAACCGTGCCGTCGAGAAGGGCAACAAAGTATCCAACGCTCCAATCGTGATATCGCCCGATTCGTGCCAAGAGGAATTACCGAAGGATCTCAGCTGTCGAAAGCGCGGTGAAAAAAGCACAGATTCCATCGTTACCCTCTCTCCCTCGCCGCGACCCATTTCTCACAGTTCCGATGCCATCCAATCCCCCCAACCTAGTGGTTTACCCGCGGTTCCGCCCTCGCCCGATATCTTCCTACAGCCTAAATCTATTTCCAATGCGGTCATCGAATCGCTCATCTCGCAAGCGTCTTCCGCGGCGCCAAAAACTCGCAACACAATGCAGCAAAAAGAACCCCTGGATCTTGGCAAGTGTCGAAAATCTGCTAGCCCTACGGTGAGCTGTTCGGAGGAGGCGAAACGTCAGACATCCTCCGAGGATGAGCCCAAAAACAAAAGGATCAAAACTGACCCAGAGAATAAAGCACCAAGTACAAGCGAATCGACGTCCAGTTCTTCTGTGGGAAACAGCACAACCACCGCCAGTGGCAATGGAAGTGGTTCCACTGGGGTCACCAATGTGAACGATTCCGCGCGGTTGGTGGAAATGCTCACCTCCGGTAACGATCCGGATCCCCTCACGCAGCTACGCTTGCTGGTCGGAAATCCAGCGTGGAAGGTACCTGATCCGCTATTAGTGCCAAAGGATCGTCTCAATGCGGTGCTGGCTTCGCCAGCCCGTGAGATACCCCTACTTTTAACCACCCGCCCCGAACTGCGTCTACCTGAGGCATTCGCTTTCCCGAACATTCTTCAAGATCCAGACATTCTGGTGATCTCCCTCTCCCAGCTGGAGAAAATACTTGAAACGCAGGATGAGCTGCTGAAGTTGAAATCGAAGAACGACAGTAACAAAAAGGCCGCGCCAAGCCCGCTGGAGACACTAAAGCAGACACTCACTAGTCAAGCGGCGAAGCAGAATCCTGTGATGAGTTCCATGTTGGCGTCTGGTCTCGCCGGTGATATTGACGCCGCGACGGCAGCCGCATTCAATCAGATGCTATGGCTTCCCTATCTGGGTCAAATGGGTCAATTCGGCCCGGAGCTGTTAAAGGCAATGATGAACATTCCGAACTCCAACCCCACGCTGGCTGATATGCTTCCATTTATGGGCCCACGATTCCAGGATTTCTGTGGACTGCCTTCAAATGCTGCGGATTACAAACGTCAGCTCGAGTTTGCGATGTGGCAGGACGCTCTGAACCAGGTGAACAGTGCAAGCCTTCAGCGGAAGCAAGAGGTGCAGAAGAAAGCCGCGAATGCGGCAGCGGCTCACGTTGATCGTAAGCCCATCATCGGACCGAAGACTGCTGAGCAGCAACGATCCGTAGCGGCAGTCGCCGCCGCAGCAAGCATGTTCCAGCAGCAGAACCAACCAGCCAAGAAAACGAACTCCGTTATGAACCAATTGAATCCTCTCTCCATACCGCAGTTCATCACCCCATCGATGCCAAATAATCGCTTCAACAGCAACACACGAACCTCAACCATCCAATCTCCATCCGCGCTGCAGCAGCAATTCAGCACGGCCGGATTCAAGAACATGCCTAGTATGATGTCGCAGGCTGCCGCTGCGGCGAACGCCCAAATGCGCCAGCAAAACCGACCCCAGCAGGTATCGGTTGCGCAAAAGAACAAACAAAACGCCAACTCCATGTTCCCCAACAATCCCTTCTTCAACCTTCCATCTTCCTTCCAAGATTTCcacgagcagcagcagcagcaacagcatttCAATCGTAAGCTGCACAAAGAGCAGCACCAGCAGCATCATTCCCGTGAACACTTGGCACACCACCAAGAGGAGCAAAAGCCTCGAGTTACCTGTAAATCTCTCATGAATCTTCTCCAACCCGAGAAGCAACAGCAGCTACAGAAGCAAAGCGCCAGCAATAAACTAGCGAATCTGATGGCTCTTCCCGGCATGGACTTGTATACTTCCGGTCAGCATGACCAACTACAGCAGCAAATGTTTTtgcagcatcaacagcaacagcagcaacaacagcaacacaaacaacagcaacaacaattacttcaacaacagcagcaacagctgCTGCACCATCAGCAGCAAacgcaacaacaacagcaacagcagcagcagcaacaacagcagggAAAACTCAAAGTGAAACCTGGATTACACCTGCTAGATCCCGCTGCCATCCAGCGGCGGCTTCTGAACACTGATGAGTTGCCCGAAGTGGGCAGCACTACCAGCGGTCTGGATGATACGACTGACCTAACCTCACCACTGTGGCATCCGCTGTTTGGAAGGTGA